A window from Azoarcus sp. DD4 encodes these proteins:
- a CDS encoding DUF1302 family protein encodes MKTLAGLLAVVAFGGGGVAAADEGFALKADMLRAELGGFTDHPDASGDGYLHGAVSARGDSGKWEYVLGARFDGYSQFGSRDFTRARLDYTENYLRWRGADLNLTVGAQNVLWGRVDEISPIDRMGRVDVSRAILDKLPERRRAVPAVRAEYFGEEYKVDAVWLPMFDDAVMPNERSVWHPVDTFDGRLLGIGKVPGIIGARVRKADYDGSGGGGIRVTRGGGGFDYGFSVQRVRQSQPYYRVVPAGLQAVHPFSTVAGGEFEIEKLGATWRMEAAWSSDVPVTGTDFRYDTRPGFDMVIGAEVFPGDGETRVTLQLVGHKTFVDDPVLDRTEVYSFTGEVEHPFARGRWRADLRFITGLNARDLYLNPKLSYTGIDQHEIFVAGHFFSGASRTLGGYYARNDTVMVGWLAKF; translated from the coding sequence ATGAAAACGCTGGCCGGCCTGTTGGCGGTCGTAGCCTTCGGGGGCGGTGGCGTGGCCGCCGCGGATGAGGGTTTCGCGCTGAAGGCGGACATGCTGCGCGCCGAGCTCGGTGGGTTCACAGATCATCCGGACGCCTCCGGCGACGGTTATCTGCATGGCGCAGTCAGCGCGCGGGGGGATTCCGGCAAGTGGGAGTATGTCCTCGGCGCCCGATTCGACGGCTATTCGCAGTTCGGTAGCCGCGATTTCACCCGTGCGCGGCTCGACTACACTGAGAACTATCTGCGCTGGCGCGGCGCGGATCTGAACCTGACTGTCGGGGCGCAGAACGTGCTCTGGGGCCGTGTCGATGAAATCTCTCCTATCGATCGCATGGGGCGGGTCGACGTTTCCCGGGCGATACTCGACAAACTGCCAGAACGCCGCCGTGCGGTGCCTGCCGTCCGCGCCGAATACTTCGGCGAAGAATACAAGGTCGACGCCGTCTGGCTGCCGATGTTCGACGACGCGGTAATGCCGAACGAGCGTAGCGTTTGGCATCCGGTCGACACATTCGACGGGCGGCTGTTGGGGATCGGCAAGGTGCCGGGGATCATCGGCGCGCGGGTGAGGAAGGCGGATTACGATGGCAGCGGGGGCGGCGGTATCCGCGTGACCCGCGGCGGCGGTGGATTCGACTACGGTTTCAGTGTGCAGCGGGTGCGCCAATCCCAGCCTTATTATCGTGTCGTGCCGGCGGGTTTGCAGGCGGTACACCCGTTCAGCACCGTGGCTGGCGGGGAGTTCGAAATCGAGAAGCTGGGTGCGACGTGGCGCATGGAGGCTGCATGGAGCAGCGATGTGCCCGTGACCGGCACCGATTTTCGTTATGACACCCGGCCGGGCTTCGACATGGTCATCGGCGCCGAGGTCTTTCCCGGCGACGGCGAGACCCGCGTGACCTTGCAACTGGTCGGACACAAGACTTTCGTCGACGATCCGGTGCTCGACCGCACGGAGGTGTACAGCTTCACCGGGGAGGTCGAGCATCCCTTTGCCCGTGGGCGCTGGCGGGCCGATCTGCGCTTCATCACCGGGCTGAATGCGCGCGATCTCTACCTGAATCCCAAGCTCAGTTATACCGGTATCGACCAGCACGAAATCTTCGTCGCCGGCCATTTCTTCAGTGGCGCCTCGCGTACGCTCGGTGGCTACTACGCCCGCAACGACACGGTCATGGTCGGCTGGCTGGCGAAGTTCTGA
- the wrbA gene encoding NAD(P)H:quinone oxidoreductase: protein MQEILVLYYSHRGSVRALAEQIALGIHQVPGMAARVRTVPKVSTVCEAVESDVPGDGPPYVELADLQECVGLAIGSPTRFGNMAAPMKYFLDGLAGAWVNGTLAGKPACVFTSTASLHGGQESTLLSMMLPLLHHGMMLVGIPYSEPGLNATRSGGTPYGASHVAGADGSAALSEDERMLAVALGRRLALAAKRLAVPA from the coding sequence ATGCAGGAAATCCTCGTGCTGTATTACAGCCATCGCGGCTCGGTGCGCGCGCTGGCCGAACAGATCGCGCTCGGCATTCATCAGGTGCCGGGCATGGCGGCGCGGGTGCGTACGGTACCCAAGGTATCCACCGTCTGCGAAGCGGTGGAAAGCGATGTTCCGGGCGATGGCCCGCCTTATGTCGAGTTGGCCGATCTGCAGGAGTGCGTCGGCCTGGCCATCGGCAGTCCGACGCGCTTCGGCAACATGGCAGCGCCGATGAAGTATTTTCTCGACGGTCTGGCCGGTGCCTGGGTGAACGGCACCCTGGCCGGCAAACCGGCTTGTGTCTTCACCTCTACCGCCAGCCTGCACGGTGGCCAGGAATCCACCTTGCTTTCGATGATGCTGCCTTTGCTGCATCACGGCATGATGCTGGTCGGCATCCCCTATTCCGAACCCGGCCTGAATGCCACGCGCAGTGGCGGTACGCCCTATGGTGCCAGCCATGTCGCCGGCGCAGACGGCAGTGCCGCGCTGTCGGAAGACGAGCGGATGCTGGCCGTCGCCCTTGGGCGCAGGCTGGCGCTCGCGGCCAAGCGCTTGGCGGTGCCGGCATGA
- the proB gene encoding glutamate 5-kinase — translation MRDKIKNARRLVVKVGSALVTNNGAGLDHDALNDWARQIATLRAQGREITLVSSGAIAAGMQRLGWDRRPHEMHKLQAAAAVGQMGLVEAYEKAFSRHGLHTAQILLTHEDLADRTRYLNARSTLTTLLELGVVPIINENDTVVTDEIKFGDNDTLGALVANLIEAEALIILTDQQGLYTADPRKDPAATLISEGRAEDRQYEAMAGGAGSGISKGGMITKIRAAQRAARSGAHTCIASGREADPLIRLAHGEPVGTLLYASSTPLQARKQWLADHLQLAGGLVLDNGAVAALRAGRSLLPVGVSEVRGDFERGAAVACLAPNGDEVGRGLINYSSSEARRIARRPSSEIEALLGYLDEPELIHRDNMVVRQGATPTDLPG, via the coding sequence ATGAGAGACAAGATCAAGAACGCCCGCCGCCTCGTCGTCAAGGTGGGCAGCGCACTCGTCACCAATAACGGTGCCGGCCTCGATCATGACGCGCTCAACGACTGGGCGCGCCAGATCGCAACCCTGCGGGCACAGGGCCGCGAGATCACGCTGGTGTCCTCCGGCGCCATCGCCGCGGGCATGCAAAGGCTGGGGTGGGACAGACGTCCGCATGAGATGCACAAGCTGCAGGCAGCGGCCGCGGTCGGACAGATGGGCCTGGTGGAGGCCTATGAAAAGGCCTTTTCGCGTCACGGCCTGCACACCGCGCAGATTCTGCTGACCCACGAAGACCTGGCCGACCGGACGCGTTACCTGAACGCGCGCTCGACCCTGACGACACTGCTGGAGCTTGGCGTCGTCCCCATCATCAACGAGAACGACACGGTCGTCACCGACGAGATCAAGTTCGGCGACAACGACACCCTGGGCGCCCTCGTGGCCAACCTGATCGAAGCCGAAGCCCTGATCATCCTGACCGATCAGCAGGGCCTCTACACCGCCGACCCACGCAAGGATCCCGCGGCGACGCTCATCAGCGAAGGCCGCGCGGAAGACCGGCAGTACGAGGCGATGGCCGGTGGCGCCGGCAGCGGAATCAGCAAGGGCGGGATGATCACCAAGATCCGTGCGGCGCAACGCGCAGCGCGCAGCGGTGCCCACACCTGCATCGCGAGCGGACGCGAAGCCGATCCGCTGATCCGCCTCGCCCACGGCGAACCTGTCGGCACCTTGCTCTACGCCAGCAGCACGCCGCTACAAGCGCGCAAGCAGTGGCTTGCAGACCACCTCCAGCTTGCTGGCGGCCTGGTGCTGGACAATGGCGCCGTGGCGGCCCTGCGCGCCGGCCGCAGCCTGCTGCCGGTCGGCGTGAGCGAAGTACGTGGCGATTTCGAACGCGGCGCAGCCGTTGCCTGCCTTGCGCCGAACGGCGACGAGGTGGGGCGCGGCCTGATCAACTACAGCAGCTCCGAGGCACGCCGGATCGCACGACGCCCGAGCAGCGAGATCGAGGCGCTGCTCGGCTATCTGGACGAGCCCGAGCTGATACACCGCGACAACATGGTCGTTCGCCAAGGCGCCACGCCCACCGACCTGCCCGGCTGA
- the rpmA gene encoding 50S ribosomal protein L27, giving the protein MAHKKAGGSSRNGRDSESKRLGVKRYGGQFVLAGNIIVRQRGTEYHPGENVGIGKDHTLFALKDGTVKFLVKGAAKRRTVIIEAETEAAAA; this is encoded by the coding sequence ATGGCACACAAAAAAGCTGGCGGTAGTTCCCGTAACGGCCGCGACTCGGAATCGAAACGACTCGGCGTCAAGCGCTACGGTGGCCAGTTCGTGCTCGCCGGCAACATCATCGTTCGCCAGCGCGGCACCGAATACCATCCGGGCGAAAACGTCGGCATCGGCAAGGATCACACCTTGTTCGCGCTGAAGGACGGCACCGTGAAGTTCCTGGTCAAGGGCGCCGCCAAGCGTCGCACCGTGATCATCGAAGCTGAGACGGAAGCGGCTGCGGCCTGA
- a CDS encoding RND family transporter yields MLKTRIQAVLLFLMQPRLLRWRRSVAIIVLVYLLGGALLLRLELNNAPELYFPKDAPATVLERELRAEFPNDEFLVGLFAGDDLYSKPVLAALDRVAGRLARHPDVDRVFAVTRVDHIAGTADGFVVEPLIDSRRLDAGTADERLARVLKDRFMPGWLAARDGKALAVIVRTHKLTESRQRQSVELALYDAADAEQVRDRLEAVAGTVALDAAQMRSMLRDTVVFTPLVMTLGLLLLYWVVGRIVPVLIGAVAMGVVVVACVALMAALGQPYTLVTAMVPTLLSAYTVANLLHLYAALKRMRDAGFRRPKRVVFALQSVHTPSMFNVVTTAAGMISLVLVPIPPIQVFGLIGAVGVVVIYLVVFYLVPPLLVKFDRGPWPRRGGGFAWTKRISYALASFGIRHAGWVAGSAVVLALATVPLVLKVEAESDLLKFFNDAHPLTKSTAMVEERLVGVTALEIVVDGPGRDAFKSAKRLQLIKGLQTRVEAMPEVDRSLSMMDIIEEMNWAFNEEDEAFRRLPDDDGMLSQLLLIYDGRDLQELVNGEYQRMRILLNLNVHGANAIQGVIERIQAQIATVDAPELKWQIAGYGRLFADQEDLLVVGQLHSFLGAFGQIFVIMLLLWRSFPAAVISMLPNLAPLFFVFALMGAAGIHLDMATVLIAGVVLGITVDDTIHIFHSYLSRREQGHGVVFAIARSFEASGRAVVAISLLLVSQFLVLGTSSFVPSSHFGLLTATGLLAGQLMELLLLPALLVLWDHVRTRRKALPS; encoded by the coding sequence ATGCTGAAAACCCGCATCCAGGCCGTACTGCTGTTTCTGATGCAGCCGCGCCTGCTGCGCTGGCGCCGCTCGGTGGCGATCATCGTCCTCGTCTATCTGCTCGGTGGCGCCTTGCTGCTTCGACTGGAGCTCAATAACGCGCCCGAGCTCTATTTCCCCAAGGATGCGCCTGCCACGGTGCTGGAACGGGAGCTGCGCGCCGAGTTTCCGAACGACGAGTTCCTGGTCGGTCTTTTTGCGGGCGACGACCTTTATTCGAAGCCGGTGCTGGCGGCCCTCGATCGTGTCGCAGGACGGCTCGCGCGACATCCGGATGTCGATCGCGTCTTCGCCGTCACGCGGGTCGATCACATCGCCGGTACGGCCGATGGTTTCGTTGTCGAACCGTTGATCGACTCCCGCCGGCTGGATGCCGGTACCGCGGACGAACGTCTGGCCCGGGTGCTCAAGGACCGTTTCATGCCGGGCTGGCTGGCGGCGCGCGACGGCAAGGCGCTGGCCGTGATCGTGCGGACGCACAAGCTGACCGAGAGTCGTCAGCGTCAGTCGGTCGAGTTGGCGCTATACGACGCGGCGGATGCGGAGCAAGTGCGTGACCGGCTGGAGGCGGTTGCCGGAACGGTTGCGCTGGATGCGGCGCAGATGCGTTCGATGTTGCGTGACACGGTGGTGTTCACGCCCCTGGTGATGACGCTCGGTCTGTTGCTGCTGTACTGGGTGGTGGGGCGCATCGTGCCTGTGCTCATCGGTGCGGTGGCGATGGGCGTGGTGGTGGTGGCCTGCGTGGCGTTGATGGCGGCGCTGGGCCAGCCCTACACGCTGGTCACGGCCATGGTGCCAACGCTGCTGTCGGCTTACACCGTGGCCAATCTGCTGCACCTTTACGCGGCGCTCAAACGCATGCGCGATGCCGGCTTCCGGCGACCGAAACGCGTCGTCTTCGCCCTGCAGAGCGTGCACACGCCATCGATGTTCAACGTCGTGACGACGGCCGCGGGGATGATCAGCCTGGTGCTGGTGCCGATTCCACCGATCCAGGTGTTCGGCCTGATCGGGGCGGTCGGCGTGGTCGTCATCTATCTCGTCGTCTTCTATCTGGTCCCGCCGCTGCTGGTGAAATTCGACCGTGGGCCGTGGCCGCGGCGCGGTGGCGGTTTTGCGTGGACGAAACGGATTTCGTATGCGCTGGCAAGCTTCGGCATCCGCCATGCGGGATGGGTTGCCGGTTCGGCCGTGGTGCTTGCCCTGGCCACCGTGCCGCTCGTGCTGAAGGTCGAAGCCGAGTCCGATCTGCTGAAGTTCTTCAACGATGCCCACCCGCTGACCAAATCCACAGCGATGGTGGAGGAGCGGCTGGTCGGCGTGACGGCGCTCGAGATCGTGGTCGACGGACCGGGGCGGGATGCCTTCAAGAGTGCAAAGCGCCTGCAGCTGATCAAGGGCCTGCAGACGCGGGTCGAGGCCATGCCGGAAGTCGACCGCAGCCTGTCGATGATGGACATCATCGAAGAGATGAACTGGGCCTTCAATGAAGAGGACGAGGCTTTTCGACGCCTGCCGGATGACGACGGGATGTTGAGTCAGTTGCTGCTGATATACGACGGTCGGGATCTGCAGGAACTGGTCAATGGCGAGTACCAGCGCATGCGCATCCTGCTCAATCTCAATGTCCATGGAGCCAATGCGATACAGGGCGTGATCGAGCGCATTCAGGCGCAGATCGCCACCGTGGACGCTCCCGAGCTCAAGTGGCAGATCGCTGGGTATGGGAGGTTGTTCGCGGATCAGGAGGATCTGCTGGTGGTCGGCCAGTTGCACAGCTTTCTCGGTGCATTTGGCCAGATCTTCGTGATCATGCTGCTGCTATGGCGTTCGTTTCCGGCTGCGGTCATCAGCATGCTGCCGAACCTCGCGCCCCTGTTCTTTGTGTTTGCGCTGATGGGGGCTGCCGGCATACATCTCGACATGGCGACGGTATTGATCGCCGGCGTGGTGCTCGGCATCACCGTTGACGACACGATACACATCTTCCACAGCTATCTGTCGAGGCGGGAGCAGGGGCACGGCGTGGTGTTCGCGATCGCACGCAGCTTTGAGGCTTCCGGGCGGGCCGTGGTGGCGATCTCGCTGTTGCTGGTGTCCCAGTTTCTCGTACTCGGTACCTCGTCCTTCGTCCCGAGTTCGCACTTCGGCCTCCTTACCGCCACCGGCCTGCTTGCCGGGCAGCTGATGGAACTGTTGCTGTTGCCGGCGCTGCTTGTCCTGTGGGATCACGTCAGAACGCGTCGCAAGGCATTGCCGTCCTGA
- a CDS encoding DUF2069 domain-containing protein, with translation MSARVLSLVASISLLALIVLCVLWEAWLAPLRPGGSWMMLKAVPLLPAVFGILRGRRYTYQWMSMLTLLYLTEGVLRATDPGLTGTLAGIEIALSVVLFMATMLYARVTAPSRQVH, from the coding sequence GTGAGCGCGCGCGTCCTGTCGTTGGTGGCCAGCATCAGCCTGCTTGCGCTGATCGTTCTGTGCGTGCTGTGGGAGGCCTGGCTGGCGCCGTTGCGCCCGGGGGGCTCGTGGATGATGCTGAAGGCGGTGCCGCTGTTGCCGGCGGTGTTCGGCATCCTGCGGGGCAGGCGCTACACCTATCAGTGGATGTCGATGCTGACGCTCCTTTACCTCACCGAGGGCGTGTTGCGGGCGACCGACCCTGGACTGACCGGCACGCTGGCCGGGATCGAGATCGCGCTCTCGGTGGTGCTGTTCATGGCAACGATGCTGTACGCGCGGGTCACCGCGCCGTCGCGCCAGGTGCATTGA
- a CDS encoding FAD-binding oxidoreductase produces MIGSRIVAALHADKRTKAQTSETPCARPFHRPALHFAPFQPQRASLAFRRPLLRRQPPACVRHHLPSSQLLAIVADALGPDRVADRGRARLKYPAETHFSQVRAQGALRPQSVDEVATCLAAANQLRVPLYPISTGNNWGYGAASPTAGECVILDLGALNRIRAFDPDSGVVTLEPGVTQQQLFEFLDQHGYPFLVPVTGAGPNCSIVGNALERGYGITPCADHFLAVTNVEVMLADGSLYRSPLSAMGADKVAGLFKWHIGPYLDGIFTQSGFGIVTAMSIALAKKAESMECFLFSLKDETKLEPAIIATRDILTSLPGLVGGINLMNRHRMLAMSAPYPRDQLGPDGLIPEAVVESIGRTLQIFPWTGYGTLYGTRATAGAARSEIRKRLRGIASRLMFFSPAHTALLSRVVRHAPAPLRRRLGPLLTTLTKSLELLTGRPNETALPLAYWRSGTMPAGVPLNPARDGCGLAWFAPLVPMDSQSVREFVRFTTTALRAHRLEPLITLTSVNNRCFDSTVPLLFDPQVPSEVERVRQAHEQLLASALAHGFAPYRVGNVSMDWLKAAAPEHWQLVSRLKAVLDPQTILAPGRYSA; encoded by the coding sequence ATGATCGGATCGCGCATCGTGGCCGCTCTTCACGCAGACAAGCGGACGAAAGCGCAGACATCGGAGACGCCTTGCGCGCGCCCATTCCACCGTCCCGCGCTACACTTTGCCCCCTTTCAACCGCAGCGCGCCAGCCTGGCCTTTCGCCGGCCGTTGCTGCGTCGGCAACCACCCGCCTGCGTGAGACATCACTTGCCATCCTCGCAACTACTCGCAATCGTCGCTGACGCACTCGGCCCGGACCGGGTCGCCGATCGGGGAAGGGCGCGGCTCAAATACCCGGCGGAAACCCATTTCTCGCAGGTGCGCGCGCAGGGCGCCTTGCGTCCCCAATCGGTCGACGAAGTCGCAACATGCCTGGCCGCGGCAAACCAGCTGCGTGTTCCGCTCTACCCCATCAGCACGGGCAACAACTGGGGCTACGGCGCAGCCTCTCCCACCGCTGGCGAGTGCGTGATCCTCGACCTCGGTGCCCTGAACCGCATCCGGGCGTTCGATCCCGACTCCGGCGTCGTCACGCTCGAACCCGGCGTAACCCAGCAACAGTTGTTCGAGTTCCTGGATCAGCACGGGTACCCCTTCCTCGTGCCGGTGACCGGCGCTGGCCCCAACTGCAGCATCGTCGGCAATGCGCTGGAACGCGGCTACGGCATCACGCCATGCGCCGACCATTTCCTTGCGGTGACGAATGTCGAGGTGATGCTGGCCGATGGCAGCCTCTATCGATCGCCGCTCTCGGCCATGGGTGCCGACAAGGTCGCCGGGCTCTTCAAGTGGCACATCGGCCCCTACCTGGACGGTATTTTCACCCAATCGGGCTTCGGCATCGTGACGGCGATGTCCATCGCACTGGCGAAGAAGGCCGAATCGATGGAGTGCTTTCTCTTCTCGCTGAAGGATGAAACCAAGCTCGAACCCGCCATCATCGCGACGCGTGACATCCTGACGTCGCTTCCCGGTCTGGTCGGCGGCATCAACCTGATGAACCGCCATCGCATGCTGGCAATGTCGGCGCCCTACCCCCGCGACCAGTTGGGACCCGACGGATTGATTCCGGAGGCCGTGGTCGAATCGATCGGACGGACACTGCAGATCTTCCCGTGGACCGGCTACGGCACCCTTTATGGAACCCGCGCGACCGCCGGCGCAGCCCGTTCCGAGATTCGCAAGCGCCTGCGCGGCATCGCATCACGGCTGATGTTCTTCTCGCCAGCGCACACTGCGCTGCTTTCGCGGGTGGTTCGGCACGCCCCGGCTCCGCTCCGACGCCGCCTCGGCCCCCTCTTGACCACCTTGACCAAATCGCTGGAGTTGCTTACCGGCCGACCGAACGAAACCGCGCTGCCACTCGCATACTGGCGCAGCGGCACCATGCCCGCCGGGGTTCCGCTCAATCCTGCGCGCGATGGCTGCGGTCTGGCCTGGTTTGCCCCCCTCGTACCGATGGATTCCCAGTCGGTGCGTGAATTCGTCCGCTTCACCACCACCGCCTTGAGGGCACACCGACTCGAACCCCTCATCACGCTCACGTCGGTGAACAACCGCTGCTTCGACAGCACCGTCCCACTGCTTTTCGACCCGCAGGTGCCATCCGAGGTGGAGCGAGTACGCCAGGCGCATGAGCAGTTGCTGGCGAGCGCACTTGCGCATGGCTTCGCACCGTATCGCGTAGGCAACGTCAGCATGGACTGGCTGAAAGCGGCCGCTCCGGAGCACTGGCAGCTCGTCAGCAGGCTCAAGGCCGTTCTGGACCCCCAGACGATACTCGCCCCCGGCCGGTATTCCGCCTAG
- the rplU gene encoding 50S ribosomal protein L21, producing MYAVIKTGGKQYRVSAGEKIKVEQIPADVGSEITIDQVLMVGEGESVKIGTPVVSGAAVKATVVSHGRHDKVKIFKMRRRKHYQKHQGHRQNYTEIRIEAISA from the coding sequence ATGTACGCGGTGATAAAAACCGGTGGCAAGCAGTATCGCGTGTCCGCCGGCGAAAAGATCAAGGTAGAACAGATACCGGCCGACGTGGGTTCCGAAATCACCATCGATCAGGTTCTCATGGTCGGTGAGGGCGAGTCGGTCAAGATCGGCACCCCCGTGGTTTCTGGCGCCGCCGTCAAGGCCACCGTGGTTTCCCACGGTCGTCATGACAAGGTCAAGATTTTCAAGATGCGCCGCCGCAAGCACTACCAGAAGCACCAGGGGCATCGTCAGAACTACACCGAAATCCGCATCGAAGCGATTTCGGCCTAA
- the obgE gene encoding GTPase ObgE has translation MKFFDEARIEVVAGDGGNGAATFRREKFIPRGGPDGGDGGRGGSVFAVADRNLNTLIDYRFKRSFRAERGENGGSKDCYGKGGEDIILRFPVGTVITDIDSGERVADLDVDGKQVLVAQGGRGGLGNLHFKSSTNRAPRKRTMGQEGERRNLHLELKVLADVGLLGLPNAGKSTFIRAVSAARPKVGDYPFTTLQPNLGVVRTDENRSFVIADIPGLIEGASEGAGLGHQFLRHLQRTHVLLHLVDLAPYDPEADPVRDALAIVEELRKYDEGLYNKPRWLALNKLDLIPAEERAERVTAFLEAYGPVERHFEISALTGDGCRGLIFALQDFLDSERTRIHAEQAARDAEERQRLAAADAARAAAEAAALEAALSSDDADDDDQDEAADSNAR, from the coding sequence ATGAAATTCTTTGACGAAGCCCGCATCGAGGTCGTCGCTGGTGACGGCGGCAATGGCGCAGCCACCTTCCGCCGCGAAAAGTTCATTCCGCGCGGCGGTCCCGACGGCGGCGACGGCGGCCGTGGCGGCAGCGTGTTTGCGGTCGCCGACCGCAATCTCAACACGCTGATCGACTACCGCTTCAAGCGCAGCTTCCGCGCCGAGCGCGGCGAGAACGGCGGCAGCAAGGATTGCTACGGCAAGGGCGGCGAAGACATCATCCTGCGCTTTCCGGTGGGCACGGTGATCACCGACATCGACAGCGGCGAACGCGTCGCCGACCTCGACGTCGATGGCAAGCAGGTGCTGGTAGCCCAGGGCGGTCGCGGCGGACTGGGCAACCTGCACTTCAAGTCCAGCACCAACCGGGCTCCGCGCAAGCGCACCATGGGTCAGGAAGGCGAACGCCGCAACCTGCATCTCGAGCTCAAGGTGCTGGCCGACGTCGGCCTGCTCGGCCTGCCGAACGCCGGCAAATCGACCTTCATCCGTGCAGTGTCCGCTGCACGCCCGAAGGTCGGAGACTACCCCTTCACCACGCTGCAACCCAATCTCGGCGTCGTACGTACCGACGAGAACCGCAGCTTCGTCATCGCCGACATTCCTGGCCTGATCGAAGGCGCGTCCGAAGGCGCAGGCCTCGGCCACCAGTTCCTGCGCCATCTGCAACGCACCCATGTGCTGCTGCACCTGGTCGATCTCGCCCCCTACGATCCGGAAGCCGATCCGGTACGTGACGCGCTGGCCATCGTCGAGGAACTGCGCAAGTACGATGAAGGCCTGTACAACAAGCCGCGCTGGCTCGCACTGAACAAGCTCGACCTGATCCCCGCGGAAGAGCGCGCCGAACGTGTCACCGCCTTCCTCGAGGCCTACGGGCCGGTCGAGCGCCACTTCGAGATTTCCGCCCTGACCGGCGACGGCTGTCGCGGCCTCATCTTCGCCCTGCAGGACTTCCTCGACAGCGAGCGCACACGCATCCACGCCGAGCAGGCCGCGCGCGACGCGGAGGAACGGCAGCGCCTTGCGGCAGCCGACGCGGCCCGTGCCGCTGCCGAAGCCGCGGCGCTCGAAGCCGCACTTTCCAGCGACGACGCCGATGACGACGACCAGGACGAAGCGGCCGACTCGAACGCACGCTGA
- a CDS encoding YihY family inner membrane protein: MRLHSTRDFLRLIAARFAATRCPQVAGSLAFTTLLALVPLITVAIAVFGNLPGMDKLGASLKVFLLENLLPDRAGRIITTYALQFSQKAARLTVIGTAMLAITALMLLGTIERVFNQIWGVRHPRPLLMRITVSWFMLSLGPVVLGGSVVATGYLVTTSMEWSEHLPWIGEVAARLLPPLLLGALFTFLYYAVPNHPVRALHALAGGLAAALVFLLMQRAFGLFIARFPTYTLIYGTFAALPIFLVWLYLSWVVVLLGALVAASLPAFLERQQIAPGFPGDRAWAAVEVLAGLAEAQRDGRPASFASLRRRASLAEHSAETLLEQLCEAGLTSRTEQGCWVLTRAATDIRLIEVLERFALDPAAWSNASKGNPSGAVALRLRDSLASADISIAELLGPPMERPPALAAAQIG, encoded by the coding sequence ATGCGTCTTCACTCCACCCGCGACTTCCTGCGCCTGATTGCCGCCCGCTTCGCCGCCACGCGCTGCCCGCAGGTCGCCGGCAGCCTGGCCTTCACCACCCTGCTCGCCCTCGTACCGCTCATCACTGTGGCCATCGCCGTCTTCGGCAACCTGCCCGGCATGGACAAGCTCGGCGCCTCGCTGAAGGTCTTCCTGCTCGAGAACCTGCTGCCAGACCGCGCCGGCCGCATCATCACCACCTACGCATTGCAGTTCTCGCAGAAGGCTGCCCGCCTCACCGTCATCGGCACCGCCATGCTCGCAATCACCGCGCTCATGCTGCTGGGCACCATCGAGCGCGTCTTCAACCAGATCTGGGGGGTACGCCACCCGCGCCCCCTGCTGATGAGGATCACCGTATCCTGGTTCATGCTCAGCCTCGGCCCGGTGGTGCTCGGCGGCAGCGTCGTCGCAACCGGCTACCTGGTCACGACCTCGATGGAATGGTCGGAACACCTGCCATGGATAGGCGAAGTCGCCGCCCGGCTGCTGCCTCCCCTGCTGCTCGGTGCCCTGTTCACCTTTCTGTACTACGCGGTGCCGAACCATCCGGTGCGGGCACTCCACGCCCTTGCCGGCGGACTTGCCGCCGCGCTGGTGTTCCTGCTGATGCAACGCGCCTTCGGTCTCTTCATTGCCCGCTTCCCGACCTACACGCTGATCTACGGCACCTTCGCGGCACTGCCCATCTTCCTCGTGTGGCTCTATCTGTCCTGGGTGGTCGTCCTGCTCGGCGCCCTCGTCGCCGCTAGCCTGCCGGCCTTCCTTGAACGACAGCAGATCGCCCCCGGCTTCCCCGGCGACCGCGCATGGGCGGCTGTCGAGGTCCTTGCCGGGCTCGCGGAAGCCCAGCGCGACGGCCGCCCGGCGAGCTTCGCCTCGCTGCGCCGCCGCGCCAGCCTTGCCGAGCACAGTGCCGAGACCCTGCTCGAACAGCTGTGCGAGGCCGGCCTGACCAGCCGTACCGAACAGGGTTGCTGGGTCTTGACGCGGGCGGCGACCGATATTCGCCTGATCGAAGTGCTGGAACGCTTCGCGCTGGACCCCGCCGCCTGGTCGAACGCATCCAAGGGCAATCCGAGCGGCGCTGTTGCGCTGCGCCTGCGCGACAGCCTCGCATCTGCCGACATCAGCATCGCCGAATTGCTTGGCCCGCCGATGGAGCGCCCGCCAGCGCTGGCTGCGGCTCAGATCGGATAA